From one Montipora capricornis isolate CH-2021 chromosome 10, ASM3666992v2, whole genome shotgun sequence genomic stretch:
- the LOC138021087 gene encoding contactin-associated protein 1-like — translation MCLECNSAGRTFDVRQARHFLFGHVLHTAVVSDEFQCHLKCLGSSKCKSFHVHPTESGGSGRICQLNNETREMKPSDFKKKKGSHYYGPVKISCANVSTHKSWHQKHFDECERKTHSCDQHAKCTNEFGAYMCSCDRYVGDGYKCRQRVLKSCSDVRKYVGSTSGNFVIDPDGVGGLAPFTVYCDMTDKNGIGCEPAGCYSRDIHYIGASLSQLAMLTTVSSHCEQFIKYECYGSSFWFGGPYGFWMSRDSTKMAYWAGASPGSAKCACGMTGSCASRGRVCNCDSNDLVWREDSGLLADKTNLPVKQLRFGDTGHAGEQGYHTLGKFKCYGMV, via the exons ATGTGTCTTGAGTGTAACTCAGCGGGCAGAACATTCGATGTGCGGCAAGCGC gCCATTTCTTGTTTGGCCATGTTCTGCATACAGCTGTCGTTTCAGACGAATTTCAATGTCACCTGAAATGCCTGGGATCTAGTAAATGCAAGTCATTTCACGTTCATCCTACGGAATCTGGTGGCAGTGGGCGAATTTGCCAGCTGAATAATGAAACAAGAGAAATGAAGCCaagtgattttaagaaaaagaaaggatcaCATTACTATGGCCCAGTAAAG atTTCCTGTGCTAATGTTTCTACGCATAAAAGCTGGCACCAAAAAC ATTTTGATGAATGTGAAAGAAAGACACATAGCTGTGATCAGCATGCCAAATGCACCAACGAATTCGGCGCATATATGTGCAGCTGTGACAGATATGTTGGCGATGGATACAAATGCCGCCAGAGAGTTCTGAAGTCATGTTCCGACGTAAGAAAATATGTTGGCAGTACGAgtggaaattttgttattgatccagATGGCGTGGGAGGTCTGGCACCATTTACTGTGTATTGTGACATGACTGACAAGAATGGAATTGGATGTGAACCAGCTGGTTGTTACTCACGTGACATTCATTACATTGGAGCGAGTCTGTCTCAGCTGGCGATGCTCACCACAGTCTCCTCACACTGTGAACAATTTATCAAGTACGAGTGCTACGGTTCAAGTTTCTGGTTCGGCGGTCCTTATGGATTTTGGATGTCACGTGACTCAACAAAGATGGCATACTGGGCTGGAGCATCACCTGGTAGTGCCAAATGCGCATGCGGGATGACTGGATCCTGTGCATCACGAGGCCGAGTTTGTAATTGTGATAGCAACGACCTTGTCTGGCGTGAAGACAGCGGTCTTCTCGCTGACAAGACAAACCTTCCAGTTAAACAACTCAGGTTTGGAGATACTGGACACGCAGGAGAGCAAGGATACCACACACTCGGAAAGTTTAAGTGCTATGGCATGGTATGA
- the LOC138021089 gene encoding ribonuclease Y-like — protein MADTNYQDLKDSIDALTKVVTEGFATIHADMDKLRIEFKADLDEVRGKIRELESSLTYSQEEFNRLSEKAVKTSEQHEKAIATLTEHIAQLEQQLKEEVENNIKLEQYTRRENLRFNNIKESEGENCKSVITNIIQNELGADVTQIRFHAVHRVGKRVEGKNRPIIARFVSREDRDTVWSKKGKMKSSSSYTDAYITEDYARAIQLERRALIKAMMKARDEQGIQNATVRGRYLIINNERYDHKSIPEYLK, from the coding sequence ATGGCCGACACAAACTATCAAGATTTGAAAGACTCAATCGACGCTCTGACCAAAGTAGTCACTGAAGGTTTCGCGACGATTCACGCTGACATGGATAAGCTCCGTATTGAGTTTAAAGCTGATTTGGACGAAGTAAGGGGAAAGATCAGAGAACTTGAGTCAAGTTTAACTTACAGCCAAGAAGAATTTAACAGATTATCTGAAAAGGCCGTCAAAACTTCGGAGCAACATGAAAAAGCTATAGCAACTTTGACCGAGCACATCGCACAACTTGAGCAACAGCTAAAGGAAGAAGTGGAGAACAATATCAAACTAGAGCAGTACACACGCAGAGAGAATCTGCGATTTAACAACATAAAGGAATCAGAAGGTGAAAACTGCAAGTCTGTTATAACCAACATCATTCAGAACGAGTTGGGCGCAGATGTAACACAGATCCGTTTTCACGCAGTACATCGAGTAGGGAAAAGAGTGGAAGGTAAAAATAGGCCTATAATTGCTCGTTTCGTAAGCCGAGAAGACAGAGACACGGTATGGTCCAAGAAAGGTAAGATGAAGTCGTCTTCTAGTTATACCGACGCCTACATAACAGAGGATTACGCGCGAgctattcagcttgaaagaagAGCTTTAATCAAAGCTATGATGAAAGCAAGGGATGAACAGGGAATACAAAATGCAACTGTCAGAGGCCGTTACCTAATCATAAACAACGAGCGCTATGATCACAAATCTATCCCTGAGTACCTAAAGTAA